Below is a genomic region from Hyla sarda isolate aHylSar1 chromosome 1 unlocalized genomic scaffold, aHylSar1.hap1 SUPER_1_unloc_20, whole genome shotgun sequence.
ctgctgggacattatatagtaatggaggagtctggtgatgactggagaggtgacactgctgggacattatacagtaatggaggggtctggtgatgactggagaggtgacaatgctgggacattatacagtaatggaggggtctggtgatgactggagaggtgacactgctgggacattatacagtaatggaggggtctggtgatgaatggagaggtgacactgctgggacattatacagtaatggaggggtctggtgatgactggagaggtgacactgctgggacattatacagtaatggatgggtctggtgatgactggagaggtgacactgctgggacattatacagtaatggaggggtctggggatgactggagaggtgacactgctgggacattatacagtaatggaggggtctggtgatgactggagaggtgacactgctgggacattatacagtaatggaggggtctggtgatgactggagaggtgacactgctgggacattatacagtaatggaggggtctggtgatgactggagaggtgacactgctgggacattatatagtaatggaggagtctggtgatgactggagaggtgacactgctgggacattatacagtaatggaggggtctggtgatgactggagaggtgacaatgctgggacattatacagtaatggaggggtctggtgatgactggagaggtgacactgctgggacattatacagtaatggaggggtctggtgatgactggagaggtgaccctgctgggacattatacagtaatggaggggtctggtgatgactggagaggtgacactgctgggacattatacagtaatggagggtctggtgatgactagagaggtgacactgctgggacattatacagtaatggaggggtctggtgatgactggagaggtgacactgctgggacattatacagtaatggaggggtctggtgatgactggagaggtgacactgctgggacattatacagtaatggaggggtctggtgatgactggagaggtgacactgcttggaatgctgggacattatacagtaatggaggggtctggtgatgactggagaggtgacactgctgggacattatacagtaatggaggggtctggtgatgactggagaggtgacactgctgggaatgctgggacattatacagtaatggaggggtctggtgatgactggagaggtgacactgctgggacattatacagtaatggaggggtctggtgatgactggagaggtgacactgctgggacattatatagtaatggaggagtctggtgatgactggagaggtgacactgctgggacattatacagtaatggaggggtctggtgatgactggagaggtgacaatgctgggacattatacagtaatggaggggtctggtgatgactggagaggtgacactgctgggacattatacagtaatggaggggtctggtgatgactggagaggtgacactgctgggacattatacagtaatggaggggtctggtgatgactggagaggtgacactattgggaatgctgggacattatacagtaatgaaggggtctggtgatgactggagaggtgacactgctgggacattatacagtaatggaggggtctggtgataactggagaggtgacactgctgggacattatacagtaatgggggggtctggtgatgactggagaggtgacactgctgggacattatacagtaatggaggggtctggtgatgattggagaggtgacactgctggtacattatacagtaatggaggggtctggtgctgactggagaggtgacactgctgggacattatacagtaatggaggggtctggtgatgactggagaggtgagactgctgggacattatacagtaatggaggggtctggtgatgactggagaggtgacactgctgggacattatacagtaatggaggggtctggtgatgattggagaggtgacactgctgggacattatacagtaatggagggtctggtgatgactggagaggtgacactgctgggacattatacagtaatggaggggtctggtgatgactggagaggtgacactgctgggacattatacagtaatggaggggtctggtgatgactggagaggtgacacttctgggacattatacagtaatggaggggtctggtgatgactggagaggtgacactgctgggacattatacagtaatggaggggtctggtgatgactggagaggtgaccctgctgggacattatacagtaatggaggggtctggtgatgactggagaggtgacactgctgggaatgctgggacattatacagtaatggaggggtctggtgatgactggagaggtgacactgctgggaatgctgggacattatacagtaatggaggggtctggtgatgactggagaggtgacactgctgggacattatacagtaatggaggggtctggtgatgactggagaggtgacactgctgggacattatacagtaatggaggggtctggggatgactggagaggtgacactgctgggacattatacagtaatggaggggtctggtgatgactggagaggtgacactgctgggacattatacagtaatggaggggtctggtgatgactggagaggtgacactgctgggacattatacagtaatggaggggtctggtgatgactggagaggtgacactgctgggaatgctgggacattatacagtaatggaggggtctggtgatgactggagaggtgaccctgctgggacattatacagtaatggaggggtctggtgatgactggagaggtgacactgctgggacattatacagtaatggaggggtctggtgatgactggagaggtgacactgctgggacattatacagtaatggaggggtctggtgatgactggagaggtgacactgctgggaatgctgggacattatacagtaatggaggagtctggtgatgactggagaggtgacactgctgggacattatacagtaatggaggggtctggtgatgactggagaggtgacactgctgggacattatacagtaatggaggggtctggtgatgactggagaggtgacactgcagggacattatacagtaatggaggggtctggtgatgactggagaggtgacactgctgggaatgctgggacattatacagtaatggaggggtctggtgatgactggagaggtgacactgctgggacattatacagtaatggaggggtctggtgatgactggagaggtgacactgctgggaatgctgggacattatacagtaatggaggggtctggtgatgactggagaggtgacactgctgggacattatacagtaatggaggggtctggtgatgactggagaggtgacactgctgggacattatacagtaatggaggggtctggtgatgactggagaggtgacactgctgggaatgctgggacattatacagtaacaccactggaggggtcggggtgatgactgtatcattatgtgtcaggttcctataaggtgtcaggacgtggcggtctatttctccatggaggagtgggagtatgtagaaggacacaaggatcagtacaaggatcaggtcatgatggaggatcagcagcccctcacatcaccaggtaatagacatgactatatacacacgtcctctcattagttgtatgtaaagaatgaattcagtctctgtatgtgttccctacagtcagatccagtaagagaacagcaccagagaggtgtccccgtcctcttcttccacaggatgatcaggtagatggagatattccctatgatctgtagaagggctgtgaagctcttgtggtcagtcccctcaccctccatgtctcctcatctataacatcccacgtgactcTTTCTATTGTCTGATGACTTTTATAATATTTGTTCTACATTTTATGAATTAGGGAGAAGATCGGAAGAATATTAATGCTCTAGAGGcatatgtgagcggtgatgagcagtataaggaggacattcttacagagaaagatctgatctataataatgctacagacataaaggaagaagatgagacagatgtgagcggtgatgagcagtataaggaaaaTATTCCTAAAGAGAAAGATCTGATCCACATTAATGCTACAGAGataaaagaagaagagacagatgtgggtggtgatgagcagtataaggaggacatttccacagagaaagatctgatctatattaatgctccagacataaagaaagaaaagacaaatgtgagtggtgatgagcagtataaggaggacattcctacagggaaaaatctgatctatattaatgctacagatataaaggaagaagaagcagagacagatgtgagcggtgatgagcagtataaggaggacattcctacaaggaaagatctgatctatattaacgctccagacataatagtaaaagtagaagaagagacagatgtgagccgtgatgagcagtataagggggA
It encodes:
- the LOC130298095 gene encoding uncharacterized protein LOC130298095; its protein translation is MEEWEYVEGHKDQYKDQVMMEDQQPLTSPVRSSKRTAPERCPRPLLPQDDQGEDRKNINALEAYVSGDEQYKEDILTEKDLIYNNATDIKEEDETDVSGDEQYKENIPKEKDLIHINATEIKEEETDVGGDEQYKEDISTEKDLIYINAPDIKKEKTNVSGDEQYKEDIPTGKNLIYINATDIKEEEAETDVSGDEQYKEDIPTRKDLIYINAPDIIVKVEEETDSFLHLAKMQTNMNLENSIENNETYTR